A segment of the Prevotella sp. HUN102 genome:
ACGAGAAATCGACGTTGGCAGAGAAGTTCGTGCTGAACGGCTGATCCACAATGCCCAACTGATAGAAATCGGCATTGGCAACAAGTCCGTTGAGACTGCCCTTAATATCATTGCCCGACATACTTGCGCCAAGATTGAAACTTCCGGCCAACAATCCCACCGTATTCGAGCCACGAACCTCGTTCAGTTTCAGGTCGCCCAGATAGCCGCTGACAGAATACCGGTCATTCATATTCGACTTGAAATCAATGTCGGCATCGGTAGAGAGTTCGTAAACCTGACTTACAAGCCCCAGACCTTTCAGGTCGGCTTTCGCCAGATGTCCCTTTATGTGCGAATCGAGATTGCTTCCCTGCACGGCAGCCGTAAGATTAAAGTCGCCCACAACCAGTTTTCGGCTGCGTATCAGCCCAGCATCGGTAAGCGAGAAATCGAGCAACTTGCCCTTGATATAATGCCTGTCGTTGAGATTCGACCTCACATCCACGTCTGCCCACGCACTGATTACGTAAGCATCGTTCATTGCGCCGAGCCGTTTCAGGTCTATCCGTTTCAACATCCCCTTCAGATGGCCGTCCACCAGCTTGTCCGTGAACTTACCGCTGAACGAGAAATTCCCGCCGAGCATCCTGTTCGTGCTGTTGATTGTCGCCTTCGTGAATCCGTTTTTCATCGTGATTCTGCCCTTGATACCGTCAAGAACATAATCCTGATATTGGAATCTGCCGATGTCGGCACTGAGATTTACGGCAGCATTGGGACTGAAAAAGTCCATTCCGTGTCCACTTGCCGAGACCGTTCCGCTGAACGGATGCAAGCCCATTGTGGGCAGAAATTCCTGTAATTGCAGATTGTTTGCCTTTGCCGTAAGGTTATATGCGTCGTTTCGTGTGTCGTAGCTTCCCCTGACGTGGACATTTCCCCGTCTTTCCGACAAATGAATGTCTGCCGTATAAACGCTTTCGCGAATCTTCACATTGCCGTTGATTCCCATTCCGTGAGGGAATTTCACGGTTTTCGCCACCTCTCTCGGCAAGAGTTTGCCCACGAAGTCGAGATTCTCTGCCTTTCCTTTCAGCGCAATATCCGAACGCATACGTGCTGGCTCTGTGGGATTGGCTATCCATCCCGTAGCGGTCAGGTCGAAATTGCCGGGCATTGCCAAGTGCAACTGCCTGAAAGTGGCGTATTTCATATTTCCCTGTAAAAGCCCCTGTACGTTAATCGGCTTTTGAGGAATGGCATTCAGCATCTTCGGGTCGAGAGAAGTGAGGAACGGTTTCAGGTCGGCTACGGACAGAAAACCGTCCAACCTCGTATAGAGTTTACCGGGATTGACCTCCGAGAAAGCATTCATTTCCATCCGGAACGCCCCTGCCAGCTCCGTTCCGGGCATTTTCAGATACATTTCCGGCAGATGAATGGCAACGGAATCCATTGAGAACGGACCACGAAAATCCTGTATCACAAGCCCGCTCTTCTCCTTGAAGTTTGCCGTTCGCACCCTCGCTGCAATCTTCGGAGCTGCATACACGAAGGAATCTACGCCTATGTTCAGTTCGCTCATAGCGATATAGCTCGCATCGAAACCACGCCTTGCACGAGGCTCATAGTTCAAATCGTAGTTGAGCGAGCCACCGTTCCAGTCCAGCGAGCTTACCTTATAAATGCTCTTGTCCAAGGCAAGTTCGGTGTTTTTCGCCGCAGCCTTCTCAAAATTCGCACGCACACTCATCGTATCCCCCGGCAGGTGCAGCCGGAAGTCGGTCTTCGCAATCCTCAACATATCAATATTGATTCTGTTGAGCGCATTTTCGGAAGATGTGTCTTCGGGAACGGTGTCTGCAAGGGCTATGTCGAGCCAGCCTCCTTCGATGTCGGCAAAGTTGATCCGCAGCGAATCTCCTCCGAACGTGAAACCGCGGCTGACCAGTTTCAGTTTTTCAAGATTGGCTTTAACTTGCAGATCGCCTATAAAGTTCGTGGTATTCGCCTTCAGACGTCGGAAAGAAAATTCGTCTATTTCCACTTTTCCGCTGAAAAGCGGCATCATTCTCACTTGCAGCACAAGACTTTCCACGTCGGCAACGGTATCGTTGCGCTCGGGAATGGAGTCGTTGGGCTTCAATGCCAGCAAGCCGTCGAGCTGAAGGTCGATGGGAAAGGAAAGATTCACTTGCTCAATGCTGACCCTCATTCCCGTTTTCTCAGAGGCATAGGATGCCGCCTGCCTTACAGCCCAGTTCTGAACGGGCGGCAAGTAAAGCAGCAATGTAAGAATAAGAAAGAGTACGACCGGCGCAAGAACGATTGCCACGAGCCATTTCATTGTTTTCTTCATACCCAGATGCCTTTGACAGTAGCTACATTATTATATAACAACATTGCAAAGTAACACAAAAAAACTGGAATTACGAAAAATCTACACATTAATTTTACGATATTAATATGCAACGCTCGGGATAGACGGACAAGCGTACAAGGAAACAAGCCTGAGAGGCAAGCGCAAATATATCTTTCCGTTCTGAATAATCTTAACAAAACACTCTCCATAATTCGATTATTTTGAACGAAATGTTTTTTATTTTCAAATACGCGAGTTTTGCGTGTGCAATCTTAAACTACTATATATCAACACACTAAGAGCAACACACCAGTCAATGTGCAGAAAGAAAGCATCAGAGACTTCCCAAACAGAACATTATATCATACCAAAAGAACAGAATTTACAGTAAATTCCTCACGGAAACGGCATACGTTCTTGCGAAGAACGATTTGCATTTATCGCAAGAATGGAAGACAATCTTCGGATATTTCAGAAACAATGTTCCCAAAACTAAAAAACATTGGTGGGAAGAAGGCTGAAAATTCTCCAGATTACTGAAAAATTTTATGCGTTTTTCGGTAAATGGATTTTACAAAAAAGAATTGCAAGTGCCATTGGGGAATGAAACCTCAATGGCACTTGCAATTCTTAATTCCACATCAATCAATATATGCGTGGGCCGAAAATGGCCGTACCCACTCTTACCATCGTGGAGTTGCATTCGATGGCTATCGGGTAATCGTCGCTCATTCCCCAAGAGCGTTCCCTGAAATCGTCGTCATCGGCAAAATACGTTGCCTTGATTTCGTCAAAGAAATCAGATGCCGTCATCATCTCTTTACGAATCTGCTGCTCGTCGTCCGTGTTGGAAGCCATCATCATAATGCCCGAGATATGCACGCCTTTCATTTCCCGCCATTCGCCCGATGCCAGAAATTCCCGGCATTCATCGAGCTTGAAGCCGTACTTTGATTCCTCTTCGGCAATGTGCAGTTCGAGCAGAACATTGATAACTCTTTCGTTCTTCAGGGCTTGCTTGTTGATTTCCCTCATCAGTTTCACAGAATCAACAGCCTCTATCATCGAGATATAAGGTGCTATGTACTTTACCTTGTTCGTTTGCAGATGCCCGATAAAATGCCATTCAATGTCTTTCGGCAGGGTTTTCGCCTTCTGCGAAAGCTCCTGTTCGTGGCTTTCGCCGAACACGCGCTGCCCTTCGGCGTAAGCGACTTCCAGATATTCGTTGGGATGAAACTTACTGACGGCTATCAATCTCACGCCGTCAGGAATGTTTGCCATCACATCGTGCAAACTCTTGGCTACATCAAACATATTTTCAATCAGTATTTAAAGGTTAGGTCAGTGTTGCGGGATGGAGATACGCGACGCACCTCCATTCCTCCGGGATTTTACCCTTCGTATTCAGGCTTTGCATCGGCAGCCTTGGAAGCCGAACGGTGCTCGAAAACGTCCATTATCTTTGTGTCGGCGATTGACACGATGGCGTAGTCTATCATCGTCTGTCCCATCACTTCGTCCACGTGCTTCACGGCACCGTTTACCGAGTTTGCCTGAACGAGATAGGTAATGTAGGAACGTTTCTCCTTTTCCGTCTTTTCGTCAATCATGATAAAAGAGAGTCTTGCCTTGTACCACTTGTCGTCCATATCGCCGTCGCTGAAGAAGATTTCCCCATACACGGCAGGCGTGATTGCCTTCACGTCGAACTCGCCGCTTATATAGTGCGACATTTCCTCCGTTATGGCACTTTCTGCCTCGGAAAAGCTCAACGCCTCCACGGTGTAAGCCTCTGTAACCTTCTTGTTCTGACCATCTTCCATCGTCTTGTCGTAGCGCACCTTGGTCTCGAACCACTTGCTTGTCTTACTTCTCATCTTATGATTATTTTATACCGCACGACCTGTGTCGGGCTGTTTTTAATGTTTATACTTATGCAAAAGTAGTAAAAAAGTCTGGCTTAATCTGAAAAATGTGCCATTAAAATAAAAAAAATATCTATCTTTGCATATCATAATATCAGCACAAGGTTTCATAATGTAAGCCTTCTCGATATTAAAGTATTAATTTAAAGTAGAAACTATGCCGGAAATATCAGTTCGAGGACTTCAAATGTCTGAATCACCTATCAGAAAACTGACACCGTTGGCCGAAGATGCAAAGAAACGGGGCGTCAAAGTTTATCATTTAAATATCGGACAGCCAGATCTGCCAACTCCACAGTGTGGACGCGATGCGCTGAAGAATATCAACGGAACCGTTATGGAGTATTCTCCGTCGCAGGGCTATGCTTCCTATCGCGGGAAACTTTGTGGATTCTACAAGAAATCCGACATCAGTCTTGATGCAGACGACATCATCATCACGGCAGGTGGTTCGGAAGCCGTGCTGTTTGCATTTATGGCTTGCCTGAATCCGGGCGACGAAGTCATCCTGCCCGAGCCTGCCTATGCCAACTATATGACTTTCGCCATTTCCGCCGGTGCGACAGTCAGACCTATCCCCACTTCCATCGAAGAGGGATTTGCATTGCCGAAGGTTGAGAAGTTTGAAGAACTGATAAACGAGCGCACAAAGGCCATTATGATATGCAACCCTAACAATCCGACGGGTTATCTCTACACGCATAAGGAAATGGAGCAGATAAGAGACATTGTGAAGAAGTACGACCTCTATCTGATTTCGGATGAGGTGTATCGTGAATACAATTACACCGGTCTGCCATATATATCGGCTATGCACCTCGAAGGAATCGAGCAGAACACGATTATGATAGATTCCGTTTCCAAGCGTTACAGCGAGTGCGGCATACGCATCGGTGCGCTTATCACTAAGAATGAGGAAGTCAGGAAGACGGTAATGAAGTTCTGTCAGGCGCGTCTTTCTCCTCCATTGATCGGTCAGATAGTTGCCGAAGCCAGTCTGGATGCGCCCGAGGAATACTACCGAGAGGTGTATGATGAGTATGTGGAGCGCAGAAAATGCCTCATTGACGGACTGAACAACATTCCGGGAGTCTATTCTCCTGTTCCGATGGGTGCATTCTATACGGTGGCGAAACTTCCGGTAGACAATGCCGACAAGTTCTGCCGATGGTGTCTGACCGACTTTCAATACGAAGGCGAAACTGTAATGATCGCTCCCGCATCGGGATTCTACATCACTCCGGGCGCAGGCATCGACCAAGTGCGCATTGCCTACGTGCTCAAACGTGAGGAATTGCAGCGTGCCCTGACCGTTCTTCAAAAGGCTTTGGAGCAGTATCCCGGCAGAAAAATAAGCGAATAATACGATATATGAACTTTCCATTATTTATAGCGAGAAAGATAAACGACAGCGGGGATAAGACCAGAAAGGTTTCCAAGCCTGCCATCCGAATTGCCACTTTCGGCGTGGCTATTGGTCTTGCCGTTATGATAGTGTCGGTTTGCGTGGTATTGGGATTCAAACACTCCGTGCGCAACAAGGTAATAGGGTTCGGAAGCCATATTACCGTTGCCGACTTTATGACTTTGCAGAGTTCCGAACAATATCCTATTCAGATTACGGACAGCGTGAGGAACGCATTGGCAAAGGTAAAAGGTGTGAAGCACGTGCAGAGATTCGCCTACACACAGGGCATATTGAAAACCGATGACGACTTTCTTGGTATGGTATTGAAAGGTGTCGGACCTGAGTTCGACTCCACTTTCATTCATCAGAATATGCTGGAAGGCAGTATTCCCGTCTTTTCAGACAGTGCCAATCAGCAGAAGATTGTCATATCGAAGACCATTGCCGACAAGCTGAATCTGAAACTGGGGCAGAGCATCTTCGCCTATTTTGTGAATAAAGATGGGGTGCGCACGCGTAAATTCACAATCAACGGAATTTACGAAACGAATATGAAGCATTTCGACTCGCAGATCTGCTTTACCGATTTATACACAACGAACAAGCTAAACGGCTGGGCTGCCGATCAATATTCGGGGGCAGAATTGCAGGTGAACGACTTTGAGAAGCTCGACGAAACGGCACTGAATGTCTTGAAAAGCGTGAAGAATAAGACAGACGACTACGAAGGTACTTATTCTGCCGATACTGTCATCGAACAGTATCCACAGATATTTTCTTGGCTCGACCTGATGGATCTTAACGTTTGGATGATTCTCGCCCTGATGGTGGCAGTTGCCGGCGTAACGATGATTTCCGGTCTTCTCATTATCATACTGGAGCGCACGCAGATGATTGGTTTACTCAAAGCAATGGGCGCAAAGAACAGACAGATAAGAAGTATATTCCTCTGGTTTGCCACCTTTATCATCGGCAAGGGACTGCTGTGGGGCAACATTGTTGGAATAGGAATCATATTAATCCAGAAGTATTTCGGACTGATTGAGCTGAATCCACAGACCTATTATGTGAGTACGGTACCCGTGGAAATCAACATTCCCCTGATCTTAGCCCTGAACATAGCCACATTATTAATATGTGTGTTCGTGCTCATCGCACCGAGTTTCCTCATAAGTCATATTCATCCTGCCAAATCAATGCACTACGAATAGACGGAAAAACTATATTAAACTATTGAGTTTTTGATAATTACAACATTTTTAAACAGAAAAAGCGAATTAAAGAACACATTTTTCTGCACAAAACGTTTTGAAATGAGCAAAAAATAAAGTAACTTTGCACGCAATTAACAAATGTGTGCAATGGATTCAATACCAAGTTTCAACTCATACATAGAGAACAGTATCAAGGATAACTGGGAAAAGGACGCCTTGACAGACTATCACGGGGCGACACTCCAGTACCACGACGTGGCAAGAAAGATTGAAAAACTGCATATCCTTTTTGAATACAGTGGGCTAAAGAAAGGAGACAAAGTGGGATTGTGCGGACGAAACTCCTCAATGTGGGCAGTCTGCTATCTGGCAACCCTTACATACGGAGCTGTGGCTGTGCCGATTCAGAACGAATTTACGCCCGAACAAGTCTACAACATCGTAAATCATTCCGAATCAAGACTTCTTTTCGTCGGCGACGTCGTTGCTCCAACGTTGGATGCAGCGCAAATGCCCAATCTTGAAGGCATCATTTATATCCCGGACTTGTCGTTGGTAATGTCAAGGTCGGAACAACTAACGTATGCACGTGAGAATCTGAACGCCATCTTCGGACAGAAATTCCCTAAATATTTCCACAAGGAGCACGTAAGCTACCATATTGACTGTGCGGAAGAACTGGCTCTGATCAACTATACCAGCGGAACAACCGGCTTTTCAAAAGGCGTAATGATTCCTTATCGTGCGTTATGGAGCAACTTGGATTGGGCAAACAGCGAGTTCGGCGTGCATATTCCGAAGCACTCCAACATCCTTTGCACGTTGCCGATGGCTCATATGTACGGTATGACGTGCGAGTTCATCTTCAACATCTGCTTCGGAAACCATCTCTTCTTCCTCACAAGGCTGCCCAGTCCAACGCTGATTTCAGAGGCTTGCAGCGAAGTAAAGCCGGCAATGGTCGTTGCAGTTCCGTTGGTTGTAGACAAGATTATACGCAAAAAGATATTTCCACAGATTGACAACAGAGCCACTTCAATGCTGTTGAAAATGCCCGTTATCAACAAGAAAATCAAGGAAAAGATCCGCAACCTTGTAATGGAGGCATTCGGAGGAAACGCCTATCAGGTAATGACCGGTGGTGCGGCGTTGAACAAGGAAATTGAAGATTTCCTCACAAGCATTGATTTTCCCGTGAATGCGGGCTATGGAACAACGGAAACTGCTCCGATGATCACATACAGCGACCAGTCGGATTTCGTGGGAGGTTCGTGCGGCACCATCGTAAAGCACATGGAAATGAAGATTCTCAGTTCCGACCCAAAGACCATTCCGGGCGAAATCATCGCACGAGGATTAAACGTAATGCAGGGCTATTTCAAGAACGAAGAAGCCACAAAAGCCGTGCTCGACAGCGACGGATGGTATCATACGGGCGACCTTGCCACAATGGATGAAACCGGACACGTATTCATCCGAGGCAGAATAAAGAATATGCTGCTCGGCGCAAACGGGCAGAATATCTACCCGGAAGAAATAGAAGACAAGCTCAACTCAATGGCAATGGTCAGCGAAAGCCTGATAATCCAAAACGGCGACAAGCTGATCGGACTTGTAGTACCCGATATGGAGGAAGCATCCTCAATGGGTTTCAGCGAGGAAGACCTGCAAAGCATTATGGAAGAAAACCGTAATGCCCTCAACCAAATCCTCCCGACATTCTGCAAGATATCGACTATCAGAATCCAACAAGAGGAATTCAAGAAAACTCCCAAGAAGAGTATCAAGCGTTATTTATATCAGAACGCAGAAGTATAACACATAAAAGGCATTAAGTACCACTGATTTATTCCTTCAACGTCCGCTGCACCGTTATGCAGTAATTGGAGGATAAATCAGTGGTATTTTTGTTCTATTTAGAACGACAAGGCTAAAAAACTGCACATTATTTTTTGAATTGTGCAGATTTATGGCTATCTTTGCACTTAGCTTAAACATTATGCGATGGAAAAAATACCAAGTTTTAATGAAATGATAGAAAAGAGCATTATTTCCCATTGGGATTTGGACGCTCTTACAGACTATAAAGGAAAGACCCTTCAGTATCACGATGTGGCTCGAAAGATTGAGAAAATCCACATTATGTTTGAAGCAAGCGGTGTAGTGAAAGGCGACAAAATAGCTATTTGTGGCAGAAATTCATCTATGTGGGCTGTTGCATTCCTTGCAACACTCACATACGGAGCGATTGCAGTCCCCATTCTGCACGAATTTACACCCGATCAGGTACACAACATTGTGAACCATTCCGACTCAAAGATTCTCTTTGTGGGCGACGTTGTGGCAACAGAAGTCGATGCAACAAAGATGCCGGGACTCGAAGGCATTATCTATCTGCCCGACCTCTCGCTCGTTATCAGCCGAACAGAGAAGCTCACATACGCCCGCGAACATCTGAACGAGATGTTCGGTAAGAAATATCCGAAATATTTCCGACAGGAACACGTTCACTACTACCGTGAACAAAGTCCCGACGAACTGGCACTTATCAACTACACAAGCGGCACTACCGGCCGTTCAAAGGGCGTTATGATTCCCTACCGTGCAATGTGGAGCAATGCAGACTTCGCCATCCACGTGCTCGGAAAGCAAATCAAGGCAGGCGACAACGTAATCAGCATCCTGCCGATGGCGCACATGTACGGAATGGCCTTCGAGTTTATCTTTGAATTCATCCACGGAGTACATATATTCTTCCTTACCCGTATGCCGTCGCCGGCCATCATTGCTCAGGCACTTGCCGAAGTGAAGCCCTGCATAATGATTGCCGTGCCGCTCGTTATCGAGAAAATCATCCGCAAGCGCGTGTTCCCAAAGATTCAGAACAACAAGATGAAGCTCCTCCTCAATATGCCGATGATCAACAAGAAGGTAAAGGAGAAGATTCGCGAACAGGTGTATCAGGCGTTCGGAGGCAATCTTTACGAGGTAATCATTGGCGGAGCCGCGCTCAACAAAGAAATTGAAGCCTTCCTGAAAGACATCGAATTTCCATTTACCGTTGGCTACGGAGCCACGGAATGTGCGCCGATTATCTGTTACAGCGACTGGAAGACATTCGCAGAAGGCTCTTGCGGCAGGGCGGCACTCCATCAGAAAGTGCGTATCGACAGCTCCGATCCGGAGAACATTGCCGGAGAAATCCTCACAAAAGGCCCCAACGTGCTTCTCGGCTACTACAAGAATGAGGAGGACACAGCGCGCGCCATCGACAAGGATAACTGGTTCCATACCGGCGACCTCGGCACGATGGACGCTGAAGGAAACGTATTTATCCGTGGACGCTCAAAGAATATGCTCTTGGGAAGCAACGGACAGAACATCTACCCTGAAGAGATAGAAGACAAGTTGAGTTCGCTCCCACTCGTTGCAGAGTGTCTCGTGATTCAGCGTGAGGAAAAACTCGTCGCACTGGTCTATCCCGACCACGAGGAAGCCAAGAACTTGGGATTGAGTGATAATGATATCAGAAACATTATGAACGAGAACAAGACGCAGCTCAATGCCGCTACCCCAGCCTACTGTAATGTTTCGGATTTGGAAATACTCGACGAAGAGTTCCAAAAGACTCCAAAGAAGTCTATCAAACGATACCTATACAAGTAGGAAAAGAAATGCTCTTCAGTCTGATACAGTCCTAAAGTTCTGAAAACAGCACTAAAATTCAAACTGAGAACGCATTTCTCTCAAACGAATGCACATTAATTTCATATAGATTAAGCCCTCAAACTCTCGCAGTTTGAGGGCTTTTTCATTGCTCCATCAAAACGTTGGAAAGCATTGCCAACAGAAAAATGAGACAATCTTTCCACCATTAAAAAGAACACTCATAACACATTGAATATAAACCACTTACAAACACTCTACAAACATGCGAAGATTGCAGCTCATTCTTCGCAAAAATGGAATGCAAATGTGCGAAGATTGAATTGCATTCTTCGCACGTTTGCATCACAACGGAATAACGCCCATTTCTCTCTACATAAAAAACAGGCACAATAATTTGTAAAACTGCTTTAATTTGATTATTTTTGTAACGAACTAAACAATAGTACAACAATCTATTGATTCATAACCAAATTTATATCCATTATGAAAAAACAAAAAATTTCATTCATCCTAATGCTTCTCGGCATTATTATGTTCGCAGCTTGCTCTGACAAGGACGAGCCGGAACAGTCGTTTACAATCTCCGTGAAACCTGCCACGCTATCGCTTATCGTAGGACAGAGTGAAACACTCACCGTAACCGGTGCGCCCAAAGATGCAGAAATAATATGGAGATCGTCCAACGAGCAAGTTGCTAAAGTGCGAAACGGCAGAGTGGAAGCAGTCGGAGAAGGCTCTGCCAACATTATGGTTATTGCCAGAAAAGGCAATATCTCTTCTGAAGCACAGTGCCAAATTACTGTCAAGAAAGCTGTTTTGGAGAAGTATATCAGCTTTGACGATGCCTACCTGAACAAGACTTTGCTGGAGATTCCCGGTCTGGATGCCAATAAAGACGGTGAGATTTCGCCCGAAGAAGCCAAGACCATACACAAACTCAACTTCAGCTATCCGGCAGGCGAAAGTGTTCCCGCTGAGAAAACCATCAAGAGTCTAAAGGGTCTGGAATATTTTGTAAACCTCGATACGCTTACATTGAACTATCATAAAATATCCGATGCCACCCCTATCAGCAAGCTGAGCAAACTCTCGCAACTGCACTTAGGCGGTAATCCCATCACGGCTATCGACCTTTCAAACCTCAAGGAACTGAGAGACTTGCGCATCTTCAAGTGTGAAATAGCCAATCTGAACCTTGCCAACAACACCAAACTGGAGATATTGGACATTCACAATACGAGCATCGGCAGCATAGACCTCACCTCACTCAAAGAGCTTTCAATTATCGTGGCGCGTGAAACGAAGCTCACAAAGATTGAACTCAAAGACCTGCCAAAGCTCACTGGCGTAGACTTGCGCCAAAGTCTGCTGCAAGAAATAGTTGTAAGCAATTTGCCGAAACTGGAAAAACTGTATATCGAACAAAACCAAATCAGCAAGATTCAGCTCAGCAACCTGCCCGAACTGCA
Coding sequences within it:
- a CDS encoding YggS family pyridoxal phosphate-dependent enzyme — encoded protein: MFDVAKSLHDVMANIPDGVRLIAVSKFHPNEYLEVAYAEGQRVFGESHEQELSQKAKTLPKDIEWHFIGHLQTNKVKYIAPYISMIEAVDSVKLMREINKQALKNERVINVLLELHIAEEESKYGFKLDECREFLASGEWREMKGVHISGIMMMASNTDDEQQIRKEMMTASDFFDEIKATYFADDDDFRERSWGMSDDYPIAIECNSTMVRVGTAIFGPRIY
- a CDS encoding DUF4494 domain-containing protein, which gives rise to MRSKTSKWFETKVRYDKTMEDGQNKKVTEAYTVEALSFSEAESAITEEMSHYISGEFDVKAITPAVYGEIFFSDGDMDDKWYKARLSFIMIDEKTEKEKRSYITYLVQANSVNGAVKHVDEVMGQTMIDYAIVSIADTKIMDVFEHRSASKAADAKPEYEG
- a CDS encoding pyridoxal phosphate-dependent aminotransferase; protein product: MPEISVRGLQMSESPIRKLTPLAEDAKKRGVKVYHLNIGQPDLPTPQCGRDALKNINGTVMEYSPSQGYASYRGKLCGFYKKSDISLDADDIIITAGGSEAVLFAFMACLNPGDEVILPEPAYANYMTFAISAGATVRPIPTSIEEGFALPKVEKFEELINERTKAIMICNPNNPTGYLYTHKEMEQIRDIVKKYDLYLISDEVYREYNYTGLPYISAMHLEGIEQNTIMIDSVSKRYSECGIRIGALITKNEEVRKTVMKFCQARLSPPLIGQIVAEASLDAPEEYYREVYDEYVERRKCLIDGLNNIPGVYSPVPMGAFYTVAKLPVDNADKFCRWCLTDFQYEGETVMIAPASGFYITPGAGIDQVRIAYVLKREELQRALTVLQKALEQYPGRKISE
- a CDS encoding FtsX-like permease family protein; translation: MNFPLFIARKINDSGDKTRKVSKPAIRIATFGVAIGLAVMIVSVCVVLGFKHSVRNKVIGFGSHITVADFMTLQSSEQYPIQITDSVRNALAKVKGVKHVQRFAYTQGILKTDDDFLGMVLKGVGPEFDSTFIHQNMLEGSIPVFSDSANQQKIVISKTIADKLNLKLGQSIFAYFVNKDGVRTRKFTINGIYETNMKHFDSQICFTDLYTTNKLNGWAADQYSGAELQVNDFEKLDETALNVLKSVKNKTDDYEGTYSADTVIEQYPQIFSWLDLMDLNVWMILALMVAVAGVTMISGLLIIILERTQMIGLLKAMGAKNRQIRSIFLWFATFIIGKGLLWGNIVGIGIILIQKYFGLIELNPQTYYVSTVPVEINIPLILALNIATLLICVFVLIAPSFLISHIHPAKSMHYE
- a CDS encoding AMP-binding protein, which gives rise to MDSIPSFNSYIENSIKDNWEKDALTDYHGATLQYHDVARKIEKLHILFEYSGLKKGDKVGLCGRNSSMWAVCYLATLTYGAVAVPIQNEFTPEQVYNIVNHSESRLLFVGDVVAPTLDAAQMPNLEGIIYIPDLSLVMSRSEQLTYARENLNAIFGQKFPKYFHKEHVSYHIDCAEELALINYTSGTTGFSKGVMIPYRALWSNLDWANSEFGVHIPKHSNILCTLPMAHMYGMTCEFIFNICFGNHLFFLTRLPSPTLISEACSEVKPAMVVAVPLVVDKIIRKKIFPQIDNRATSMLLKMPVINKKIKEKIRNLVMEAFGGNAYQVMTGGAALNKEIEDFLTSIDFPVNAGYGTTETAPMITYSDQSDFVGGSCGTIVKHMEMKILSSDPKTIPGEIIARGLNVMQGYFKNEEATKAVLDSDGWYHTGDLATMDETGHVFIRGRIKNMLLGANGQNIYPEEIEDKLNSMAMVSESLIIQNGDKLIGLVVPDMEEASSMGFSEEDLQSIMEENRNALNQILPTFCKISTIRIQQEEFKKTPKKSIKRYLYQNAEV
- a CDS encoding AMP-binding protein; this encodes MEKIPSFNEMIEKSIISHWDLDALTDYKGKTLQYHDVARKIEKIHIMFEASGVVKGDKIAICGRNSSMWAVAFLATLTYGAIAVPILHEFTPDQVHNIVNHSDSKILFVGDVVATEVDATKMPGLEGIIYLPDLSLVISRTEKLTYAREHLNEMFGKKYPKYFRQEHVHYYREQSPDELALINYTSGTTGRSKGVMIPYRAMWSNADFAIHVLGKQIKAGDNVISILPMAHMYGMAFEFIFEFIHGVHIFFLTRMPSPAIIAQALAEVKPCIMIAVPLVIEKIIRKRVFPKIQNNKMKLLLNMPMINKKVKEKIREQVYQAFGGNLYEVIIGGAALNKEIEAFLKDIEFPFTVGYGATECAPIICYSDWKTFAEGSCGRAALHQKVRIDSSDPENIAGEILTKGPNVLLGYYKNEEDTARAIDKDNWFHTGDLGTMDAEGNVFIRGRSKNMLLGSNGQNIYPEEIEDKLSSLPLVAECLVIQREEKLVALVYPDHEEAKNLGLSDNDIRNIMNENKTQLNAATPAYCNVSDLEILDEEFQKTPKKSIKRYLYK
- a CDS encoding Ig-like domain-containing protein, producing MKKQKISFILMLLGIIMFAACSDKDEPEQSFTISVKPATLSLIVGQSETLTVTGAPKDAEIIWRSSNEQVAKVRNGRVEAVGEGSANIMVIARKGNISSEAQCQITVKKAVLEKYISFDDAYLNKTLLEIPGLDANKDGEISPEEAKTIHKLNFSYPAGESVPAEKTIKSLKGLEYFVNLDTLTLNYHKISDATPISKLSKLSQLHLGGNPITAIDLSNLKELRDLRIFKCEIANLNLANNTKLEILDIHNTSIGSIDLTSLKELSIIVARETKLTKIELKDLPKLTGVDLRQSLLQEIVVSNLPKLEKLYIEQNQISKIQLSNLPELQHLVAYENQISKIDFSLPKLMFLTIHQNKITEADFSKMPMLFRCYMSNNLLKKADFSNNKVIAQIEMSEMPNLELIDLKNGEFSDNAEYEMLYNNVKLKKIRVDSGAEETYVKGLVKNFPDIEVVTE